A single genomic interval of Cellvibrio sp. PSBB023 harbors:
- a CDS encoding response regulator: protein MFHFFVPATKVQKDRAIMRETDARVAKYSRRGLVLNFIVFVLCLAFGNFQEKEHNLAIVLVTGLLLVTLVRSYYLFRFDSLYARAPARWRNQYFFASCLGAAWWSFILVTLTWVQGMRGETLVMWLYSVVFYSSVSNVFAPYTRFLSIYLAIGQVPAAITAIMLGTAQGALYGCIMLTFYIMLAHQGKVTSLAYWERLEAHFSLRERAQGLENEKRTSQAQIELKNEFLVNLGQEIRSSISDVMSTLSLIDDSQLSERHRELLAMANKATGRQIDLVNNVVDFSKITTKTLVLDEVEFDLRRVLEKFVQDFALDAHQQGVELYYSFDPTMPLRVRGDAARLNQILATLLNHTLKASRIEHVFIEARFHQDQDDLGELQVVISDSEKSIHPEADGESRESNYQGIGLSICKGLAECMGGSIHLRENKNRGNRIFINVALQVVSHEDRRFGAEQKLRGKRALLVDLPDNNGNALADEVNAWGMSTVIVAGQEQTITKLREQAVAGSPFDLVLIFTKLNNMNGLAISREITQHPDIAPVKQIIAMSILQSDSPEMKSHLRANPQVSVIEKPIMRRRLHDVAVQKLLNTSADDERKVIATESIGIAIVPRVLLVEDHRVDQMVISAMLKKLGCYVQVAHNGLEAVEIVTKERFDLVLMDYDMKEQDSIVAAQKIRDHERSTHSKYHLPIVAVTSTQTEADQDVYLSAGMDDHITKPIRYDDLEGRLQRWLEKA from the coding sequence ATGTTTCATTTTTTTGTTCCAGCAACCAAGGTGCAAAAGGATCGTGCAATCATGCGCGAGACCGATGCGCGTGTCGCCAAATACAGTCGCCGTGGGCTTGTGCTCAATTTTATTGTGTTTGTGCTCTGTCTTGCCTTCGGCAACTTCCAGGAAAAAGAGCACAATCTGGCGATAGTGTTGGTGACTGGCCTGCTGCTGGTAACACTGGTGCGCAGTTATTATCTGTTCCGCTTTGATAGTCTCTATGCCCGCGCGCCTGCGCGGTGGCGCAACCAATATTTCTTTGCATCCTGCCTTGGCGCTGCCTGGTGGAGTTTTATCCTTGTCACCCTGACCTGGGTGCAAGGTATGCGCGGTGAAACGCTGGTGATGTGGCTGTACTCCGTTGTTTTTTACTCCAGTGTTTCCAACGTGTTTGCTCCCTACACGCGCTTTCTCAGTATTTACCTTGCCATAGGCCAGGTTCCGGCGGCGATTACGGCAATTATGCTGGGTACCGCGCAAGGTGCGCTTTATGGCTGCATTATGCTGACTTTCTACATAATGTTGGCGCACCAGGGCAAGGTGACATCACTGGCTTACTGGGAGCGGCTTGAAGCACATTTTTCTCTGCGCGAGCGGGCGCAAGGCTTGGAAAATGAGAAGCGAACATCCCAGGCGCAAATCGAATTAAAAAATGAATTTCTGGTGAATCTGGGGCAAGAAATTCGCTCCTCTATCAGCGATGTGATGAGCACCTTATCGCTTATTGATGACAGTCAGCTTTCAGAGCGCCATCGCGAATTATTGGCCATGGCCAACAAAGCCACAGGGCGACAAATTGATTTGGTGAATAACGTGGTGGACTTCTCCAAGATCACCACCAAAACCCTGGTGTTGGATGAAGTTGAGTTTGACTTGCGCCGGGTGCTGGAAAAATTTGTGCAGGATTTTGCACTGGATGCCCATCAGCAAGGTGTGGAACTCTATTACAGCTTTGACCCGACTATGCCACTGCGTGTGCGTGGTGATGCGGCGCGCTTGAATCAGATTCTGGCCACGCTGCTCAATCACACCTTAAAGGCGAGCCGTATAGAGCATGTTTTTATTGAAGCGCGCTTTCATCAGGATCAGGATGATTTGGGTGAGTTGCAGGTGGTGATTAGCGATAGCGAAAAAAGTATTCATCCCGAGGCGGATGGTGAATCGCGCGAAAGTAATTATCAAGGCATAGGCTTGTCGATTTGTAAGGGACTGGCTGAGTGCATGGGCGGCAGCATTCACTTGCGTGAAAATAAAAATCGCGGCAATCGCATTTTTATCAATGTTGCGCTGCAGGTGGTATCCCATGAAGATCGCCGTTTTGGTGCCGAGCAAAAATTGCGTGGCAAACGTGCGCTGCTGGTTGACCTGCCGGATAACAATGGCAATGCACTGGCCGATGAAGTTAATGCCTGGGGCATGAGTACAGTGATTGTCGCCGGACAAGAGCAGACCATCACAAAGTTACGCGAGCAAGCGGTTGCCGGTTCGCCATTTGATTTAGTGCTTATTTTCACCAAACTGAACAATATGAATGGCTTGGCGATTTCCCGTGAAATTACCCAGCACCCGGATATTGCACCAGTGAAGCAAATTATTGCCATGAGTATTTTGCAGAGCGATAGCCCGGAAATGAAATCTCATTTGCGTGCGAATCCGCAGGTGAGTGTCATAGAAAAACCAATCATGCGCCGTCGCTTGCATGACGTAGCGGTACAAAAATTATTAAATACCAGTGCGGACGACGAGCGCAAAGTGATCGCAACCGAAAGCATAGGTATAGCAATAGTGCCCAGAGTATTATTGGTTGAAGATCACCGCGTGGATCAAATGGTGATTAGTGCCATGCTTAAAAAGTTGGGTTGCTATGTACAGGTCGCCCACAATGGACTGGAAGCGGTTGAGATAGTCACTAAAGAACGCTTCGATTTGGTGTTGATGGATTACGACATGAAGGAGCAGGACAGCATTGTGGCCGCGCAGAAAATTCGCGATCACGAGCGCAGCACGCATAGCAAATATCACTTGCCGATTGTGGCGGTGACCTCCACCCAAACAGAAGCCGATCAGGATGTGTATTTGTCGGCAGGTATGGATGACCACATTACCAAGCCGATCCGTTACGACGACCTTGAAGGGCGTTTGCAGCGCTGGCTGGAAAAAGCCTGA